GCGATCGGCGCCAGAGGTGCTCGCCGGCTGCCCGGAACTGGGCTCCCTCGAATCGACCACGCAACTGCTGACGCTGCTCGCCGATGCCTCGATCCTCGATCGCACCACCGATCCGATCCGGGATCTCAGCGTCTGGGCGCCCTGGAGTCCGGAGGCCGTGGCGTTCCACTTCGCGACCAAGGATGGCTCGTATCCAGACGACCTGATCGCGTACGAGCAGGTGCTGCGGGCCAAGGCGGTGGTCGAGCCACCACCACCCGCGTGCAAGAAGATCGCCGGGAGTCGAACTCGCCTGGCATCAAAGGACCTGGCCACGCCGGTCACGAAGACCCTGCATGAACGCCGGACGTGGCGCAACTTCGGCGCCGGCAGCCTTCAGCGCGAGGCGCTCGAAGCACTGTTGTTCCATACGTGGGGCGTGCAGGCGTGGGGCAACGTGCCGGGGCAAAGCCGCGTGCCGCTGAAGACCTCGCCTTCGGGCGGTGCGCGGCACTCCATCGAGGCGTACGTCGCGGTTCTGGACGTCAACGGGCTCGAGCCTGGCTGGTATCACTACGATGCGGAAGCGCATGAACTGGTGGGTGTGCGCAGCGGATGTCAGCCCGCCGAACTGGTGCATTGCCTGGCCGGTCAGAACTACTTTCGTGGGGCGGCTGCGGCGATCGTCATGTGCCCGGTGTTTGCCCGCGCCATGTGGCGTTACCCGTTCAGCCGCGTGTATCGGGCCGTGTTGATCGAGGCCGGCCATCTTGGGCAGTCCTTTTGTCTGCTGGCGACAGAGATGGGCCTGGCGCCCTTTTGCACCATGGCGTTTCGCGAGGCGGAGATCGAATCCATACTGGGCCTCGATGGCGTGACCGAATGTCCCATCTATGTTGTTGGCGTTGGCATCCAGGCCGCCGACCGGCGCCGGCACCCGGGCGGAATGTCGGAGTGAGGTGAGATGGCCATTCGCGTTGAGCTGATCCTGTTCTCAGGCATTCGCAATCCGGCGTGGATGCTGAATACCGATGACCTGCCGTTATTCAAGACGGCGCTGGGGCAGCTACAGGGCGGGGCCTTCGACCTCAACGTGTCGGTCGAGTTCGCGCCGCCCGCGTCGGGCTATCGTGGATTCGATGTACGCGGCAGTGG
This portion of the Acidobacteriota bacterium genome encodes:
- a CDS encoding SagB/ThcOx family dehydrogenase; the encoded protein is MTPLPTLCVPMLEALTDWRSAPEVLAGCPELGSLESTTQLLTLLADASILDRTTDPIRDLSVWAPWSPEAVAFHFATKDGSYPDDLIAYEQVLRAKAVVEPPPPACKKIAGSRTRLASKDLATPVTKTLHERRTWRNFGAGSLQREALEALLFHTWGVQAWGNVPGQSRVPLKTSPSGGARHSIEAYVAVLDVNGLEPGWYHYDAEAHELVGVRSGCQPAELVHCLAGQNYFRGAAAAIVMCPVFARAMWRYPFSRVYRAVLIEAGHLGQSFCLLATEMGLAPFCTMAFREAEIESILGLDGVTECPIYVVGVGIQAADRRRHPGGMSE